A genomic window from Gossypium hirsutum isolate 1008001.06 chromosome D12, Gossypium_hirsutum_v2.1, whole genome shotgun sequence includes:
- the LOC107902031 gene encoding endoglucanase 24 isoform X1: MRPSSLLFLYLIFFHGFSPLVESSYLDYADALSKSILFFEGQRSGFLPQDQRIGWRGNSGLSDGWMYNTDLTGGYYDAGDNVKFGFPMAFTTTMLAWSVIEFGDLMPPNELRNALVAIRWATDYLLKTVSQPNRIFVQIGCVASLTRSMLPLKVGDPNIDHSCWERPEDMDTARSVYAVDAPNPASDVAGETAAALAASSMAFRSVDAGYADTLLRNAVQVFQFADNFRGAYSDNAHIRDGACPFYCDFSGYQDELLWGAAWLRRASQDNSYLSYLENNGKTLGADDNINEFGWDNKHAGLNVLVSKEVLDGNMYTLESYKASADSFMCTLIPDSSSSHIEYTPGGLIYKPGGSNLQHATTISFILLVYAKYLDRTSQTVNCGNEFVSPVLLRMQAKKQVDYILGENPMGLSYMVGYSNYFPQRIHHRGSSLPSVKDHPGFIACKDGSIYFNSTNPNPNVLVGAIVGGPGEDDVYGDDRADFRKSEPTTYINAPFVGALAYFAANPNPS, encoded by the exons ATGAGACCCTCATCTCTTCTTTTcctttatcttatttttttccaTGGGTTTTCCCCTTTGGTTGAATCCAGCTACCTTGACTACGCCGACGCACTGTCGAAATCCATTCTGTTTTTCGAAGGCCAACGCTCGGGTTTTTTGCCACAAGATCAACGTATAGGATGGAGGGGTAACTCGGGATTGAGCGATGGGTGGATGTACAACACGGACTTAACCGGCGGATACTACGACGCCGGTGACAATGTCAAGTTCGGGTTCCCGATGGCGTTCACCACCACAATGTTGGCCTGGAGTGTGATTGAGTTCGGAGATTTAATGCCGCCGAATGAGCTGAGGAATGCGCTTGTGGCGATTCGTTGGGCCACTGATTATTTACTCAAAACTGTGTCTCAGCCTAACCGGATTTTCGTTCAG ATAGGATGTGTAGCGTCTCTCACGCGCTCTATGCTACCACTTAAGGTTGGGGATCCAAATATAGACCATAGCTGTTGGGAAAGACCGGAGGATATGGACACGGCCCGGTCTGTTTACGCTGTGGATGCACCGAACCCAGCTTCCGATGTGGCAGGTGAAACGGCGGCCGCTCTCGCAGCTTCATCAATGGCGTTCAGATCAGTAGACGCAGGATATGCGGATACGTTGTTACGGAATGCTGTTCAGGTTTTCCAATTTGCCGATAATTTTAGAGGTGCTTATAGTGACAATGCTCACATTAGGGACGGTGCCTGCCCATTTTACTGTGATTTTAGCGGATACCAA GATGAATTGCTATGGGGAGCAGCATGGTTAAGAAGGGCTTCACAAGACAATTCCTACCTTAGTTACTTGGAAAACAATGGGAAAACCCTTGGTGCTGATGACAATATTAATGAATTTGGGTGGGACAATAAGCATGCTGGATTAAACGTTCTTGTCTCCAAG GAAGTGCTAGATGGAAACATGTACACTCTTGAATCATACAAAGCCTCAGCTGATAGCTTCATGTGCACATTAATCCCCGATTCATCTTCATCCCATATCGAGTATACCCCTGGCGGCCTCATCTACAAGCCCGGAGGCAGCAATTTACAACATGCTACCACCATTTCATTCATCCTCCTCGTTTACGCTAAATACCTCGATCGGACTTCACAAACCGTAAACTGCGGGAACGAATTCGTGTCTCCGGTTTTGCTTCGGATGCAAGCAAAGAAACAAGTTGATTACATCTTAGGTGAGAACCCGATGGGATTATCGTACATGGTTGGTTATAGCAACTATTTCCCGCAACGGATTCATCATCGTGGCTCTTCACTACCCTCGGTTAAAGATCATCCTGGGTTCATTGCTTGCAAGGACGGttccatttattttaattcaaccaACCCTAACCCGAATGTTTTGGTTGGTGCAATAGTGGGAGGGCCTGGAGAAGATGATGTTTATGGCGATGATAGAGCTGATTTTAGGAAATCAGAGCCCACTACTTACATCAATGCACCATTTGTTGGTGCTTTAGCTTACTTTGCAGCCAATCCCAATCCTAGTTAG
- the LOC107902031 gene encoding endoglucanase 24 isoform X2, whose translation MRPSSLLFLYLIFFHGFSPLVESSYLDYADALSKSILFFEGQRSGFLPQDQRIGWRGNSGLSDGWMYNTDLTGGYYDAGDNVKFGFPMAFTTTMLAWSVIEFGDLMPPNELRNALVAIRWATDYLLKTVSQPNRIFVQVGDPNIDHSCWERPEDMDTARSVYAVDAPNPASDVAGETAAALAASSMAFRSVDAGYADTLLRNAVQVFQFADNFRGAYSDNAHIRDGACPFYCDFSGYQDELLWGAAWLRRASQDNSYLSYLENNGKTLGADDNINEFGWDNKHAGLNVLVSKEVLDGNMYTLESYKASADSFMCTLIPDSSSSHIEYTPGGLIYKPGGSNLQHATTISFILLVYAKYLDRTSQTVNCGNEFVSPVLLRMQAKKQVDYILGENPMGLSYMVGYSNYFPQRIHHRGSSLPSVKDHPGFIACKDGSIYFNSTNPNPNVLVGAIVGGPGEDDVYGDDRADFRKSEPTTYINAPFVGALAYFAANPNPS comes from the exons ATGAGACCCTCATCTCTTCTTTTcctttatcttatttttttccaTGGGTTTTCCCCTTTGGTTGAATCCAGCTACCTTGACTACGCCGACGCACTGTCGAAATCCATTCTGTTTTTCGAAGGCCAACGCTCGGGTTTTTTGCCACAAGATCAACGTATAGGATGGAGGGGTAACTCGGGATTGAGCGATGGGTGGATGTACAACACGGACTTAACCGGCGGATACTACGACGCCGGTGACAATGTCAAGTTCGGGTTCCCGATGGCGTTCACCACCACAATGTTGGCCTGGAGTGTGATTGAGTTCGGAGATTTAATGCCGCCGAATGAGCTGAGGAATGCGCTTGTGGCGATTCGTTGGGCCACTGATTATTTACTCAAAACTGTGTCTCAGCCTAACCGGATTTTCGTTCAG GTTGGGGATCCAAATATAGACCATAGCTGTTGGGAAAGACCGGAGGATATGGACACGGCCCGGTCTGTTTACGCTGTGGATGCACCGAACCCAGCTTCCGATGTGGCAGGTGAAACGGCGGCCGCTCTCGCAGCTTCATCAATGGCGTTCAGATCAGTAGACGCAGGATATGCGGATACGTTGTTACGGAATGCTGTTCAGGTTTTCCAATTTGCCGATAATTTTAGAGGTGCTTATAGTGACAATGCTCACATTAGGGACGGTGCCTGCCCATTTTACTGTGATTTTAGCGGATACCAA GATGAATTGCTATGGGGAGCAGCATGGTTAAGAAGGGCTTCACAAGACAATTCCTACCTTAGTTACTTGGAAAACAATGGGAAAACCCTTGGTGCTGATGACAATATTAATGAATTTGGGTGGGACAATAAGCATGCTGGATTAAACGTTCTTGTCTCCAAG GAAGTGCTAGATGGAAACATGTACACTCTTGAATCATACAAAGCCTCAGCTGATAGCTTCATGTGCACATTAATCCCCGATTCATCTTCATCCCATATCGAGTATACCCCTGGCGGCCTCATCTACAAGCCCGGAGGCAGCAATTTACAACATGCTACCACCATTTCATTCATCCTCCTCGTTTACGCTAAATACCTCGATCGGACTTCACAAACCGTAAACTGCGGGAACGAATTCGTGTCTCCGGTTTTGCTTCGGATGCAAGCAAAGAAACAAGTTGATTACATCTTAGGTGAGAACCCGATGGGATTATCGTACATGGTTGGTTATAGCAACTATTTCCCGCAACGGATTCATCATCGTGGCTCTTCACTACCCTCGGTTAAAGATCATCCTGGGTTCATTGCTTGCAAGGACGGttccatttattttaattcaaccaACCCTAACCCGAATGTTTTGGTTGGTGCAATAGTGGGAGGGCCTGGAGAAGATGATGTTTATGGCGATGATAGAGCTGATTTTAGGAAATCAGAGCCCACTACTTACATCAATGCACCATTTGTTGGTGCTTTAGCTTACTTTGCAGCCAATCCCAATCCTAGTTAG
- the LOC107902029 gene encoding uncharacterized protein, which produces MDVEDDTREGLASSIILQSLESTQQGDKISDEDLAWVNSCLVTDTEILERNWSSFKDVLLEIIGDQPEPLDSSATGSNGFLSGTEISIVPAIKEAEAANYSGRTDEDLLVIPVDGDNGINTNNIPIKKRTGTQLQFLQEDSAEMFWGDPFQPTYKENERKDSAVDSGVKSSLSAEEMNSSTADIFRVWDLDIPVDGDNGINTNNIPIKKRTGTELQFLQEDSTEVFRGDPFRPTYKENERKDSAADSGVKSSLSAEEMNSSTVDIFRVWDLDIPDEEDDLIKELNEVAPETTTFFPSMPLPFDDSTADLSLNAEKF; this is translated from the coding sequence ATGGATGTAGAAGATGACACAAGAGAGGGCTTGGCTTCCTCCATTATCCTTCAATCTTTGGAATCCACTCagcagggagataagatttctgaTGAGGATTTGGCTTGGGTTAATTCTTGTCTGGTTACAGATACTGAAATTTTGGAAAGAAATTGGTCTTCTTTCAAAGATGTTTTGCTGGAGATCATTGGTGACCAACCTGAGCCACTTGACTCTTCTGCAACTGGAAGCAATGGTTTTCTTAGTGGAACTGAAATCAGTATAGTTCCTGCCATCAAGGAGGCAGAGGCTGCCAATTACTCAGGGAGAACTGATGAAGATCTTCTTGTCATTCCAGTGGATGGAGACAATGGAATAAACACCAACAACATTCCTATCAAAAAGAGGACTGGTACCCAGCTGCAATTTCTTCAGGAAGACTCCGCTGAAATGTTTTGGGGAGATCCTTTCCAACCCACCTACAAGGAGAATGAAAGAAAGGATAGTGCTGTTGATTCAGGAGTTAAATCAAGCTTATCTGCAGAAGAGATGAATTCATCAACAGCGGATATCTTCAGGGTATGGGATTTGGACATTCCAGTAGATGGGGACAATGGAATAAACACCAACAACATTCCTATCAAAAAGAGGACTGGTACTGAGCTGCAATTTCTTCAGGAAGATTCCACTGAAGTGTTTCGGGGAGATCCTTTCCGACCCACCTACAAGGAGAATGAAAGAAAGGATAGTGCTGCTGATTCAGGAGTTAAATCAAGCTTATCTGCAGAAGAGATGAATTCATCAACAGTGGATATCTTCAGGGTATGGGATTTGGACATTCCGGATGAGGAAGATGATCTTATTAAAGAGTTGAACGAGGTTGCTCCAGAGACAACAACTTTCTTTCCATCAATGCCATTGCCTTTTGATGATTCAACAGCAGATCTATCTTTAAACGCTGAAAAGTTTTAG
- the LOC107902028 gene encoding NADH dehydrogenase [ubiquinone] 1 beta subcomplex subunit 9 produces the protein MSGATTAAYFARRAAQKERVRILYRRALKDTLNWAVHRHLFYQDASDLREKFEANKHVEDLDTIDKMIAAGEATYNKWRHPDPYIVPWAPGGSKFTRNPVPPSGIEILYDYGKEEND, from the exons ATGAGCGGAGCCACGACGGCGGCGTATTTTGCTCGAAGAGCAGCTCAGAAAGAGAGGGTTCGGATTCTCTACCGCCGTGCCCTCAAAGATACCCTCAATTGGGCCGTCCATCGCCACCTCTTCTATCAAGAT GCCTCTGATCTTCGCGAAAAATTCGAAGCCAACAAGCATGTG GAAGATCTTGACACAATCGACAAAATGATAGCTGCAGGTGAAGCAACCTATAATAAGTGGCGGCATCCTGATCCTTATATTG TTCCTTGGGCTCCTGGTGGTTCCAAGTTCACTCGAAACCCTGTCCCACCATCTGGG ATTGAGATTTTATATGATTATGGTAAAgaagaaaatgattaa
- the LOC107902027 gene encoding uncharacterized protein: MSTLCFLLGRPAEMDDDKFRRRMKKMKRRYSNPTPALLRITVSVVTMVLLLLTICCGFQLTMEPGRYRAIGARAFHVGISTIIFGFLFLIVGLSILADMLLNISEQLPELSGVHQGQQETRTMSKAIRQGLVTVITMFVILWAMYTGFRLTTESGESKQYLLTVSIGVTTILFGLIYFIIGLAIVQELVLEFFTCSQ, translated from the exons ATGTCTACTCTTTGTTTCCTCTTGGGAAGACCAGCTGAGATGGATGATGATAAATTTAGGAGaaggatgaagaagatgaaacGCAGGTATTCCAACCCTACGCCTGCATTGTTGCGTATTACAGTCTCTGTTGTTACCATGGTGTTGCTCTTATTAACCATCTGCTGCGGTTTCCAATTGACCATGGAACCTGGTCGATACCGCGCCATCGGTGCTCGGGCTTTCCATGTTGGCATCTCCACCATAATCTTCGGCTTTCTCTTCCTGATCGTTGGCCTTTCCATTCTGGCTGACATGCTTTTGAATATATCAGAACAGTTGCCGGAGCTATCTGGCGTCCATCAAG GACAACAGGAGACAAGGACGATGTCAAAAGCAATAAGGCAAGGCCTGGTAACTGTAATCACCATGTTCGTGATATTGTGGGCAATGTACACCGGATTTAGGCTTACAACCGAATCAGGAGAGAGCAAACAATACCTCCTTACGGTTTCCATCGGAGTCACCACCATTTTATTTGgcttaatttatttcattatcggACTCGCTATTGTTCAGGAGCTTGTATTAGAATTTTTTACCTGTTCTCAATAG
- the LOC107902026 gene encoding ubiquitin fusion degradation protein 1 homolog isoform X2, with the protein MLFELRNDAAERASHCGVLEFIAEEGMIYMPYWMMENLLLQEGDIVRVKNVTLPKGTYVKLQPHTKDFLDISNPKAILETTLRNYSCLTTGDSIMVAYNNKKYYIDIIETKPSNAISIIETDCEVDFAPPLDYKEPERPAVPTSSKAHSQVEEALAETEPKFSAFTGTGRRLDGKPLKQQPPPVSWSGTKDKEPAASNRNNRQPSPGASSQSSARQAQGKLVFGSNVSRSKETKQEPGKQAKQEQPEKKEDPKFQPFTGRKYSLEG; encoded by the exons ATGTTATTTGAACTTCGGAATGATGCTGCTGAGCGTGCCTCTCATTGTGGAGTGCTAGAGTTTATCGCAGAAGAAGGCATGATCTATATGCCATATTGG ATGATGGAGAATTTGCTCCTACAGGAGGGAGATATTGTGAGGGTGAAAAATGTAACTCTTCCAAAGGGTACCTATGTGAAATTGCAGCCCCACACGAAGGACTTTTTGGATATTTCAAACCCAAAAGCTAT CTTAGAGACGACACTGAGGAATTATTCCTGTTTAACTACTGGGGACAGTATTATGGTGGCATATAACAATAAAAAGTACTACATAGATATCATAGAGACGAAGCCTTCCAATGCAATAAGTATCATTGAGACTGACTGTGAGGTGGATTTTGCTCCTCCCCTCGATTACAAAGAGCCAGAAAGGCCTGCTGTTCCCACTTCAAGCAAGGCACATTCTCAAG TTGAAGAAGCTCTGGCAGAGACTGAACCAAAGTTCAGTGCCTTCACTGGTACAGGAAGACGGTTGGATGGGAAACCTCTGAAGCAACAGCCTCCTCCGGTTTCTTGGTCTGGGACCAAAGACAAGGAACCTGCTGCTTCCAATAGGAATAATAGGCAGCCTTCTCCAGGGGCTAGTTCACAAAGTAGCGCACGCCAGGCTCAGGGCAAGCTGGTATTTGGATCAAATGTCAGCCGTTCTAAGGAAACAAAACAG GAACCCGGAAAACAGGCTAAACAGGAGCAGCCTGAAAAGAAGGAAGATCCCAAGTTCCAGCCATTCACCGGGAGAAAGTACTCGTTAGAGGGTTGA
- the LOC107902026 gene encoding ubiquitin fusion degradation protein 1 homolog isoform X1 yields the protein MFFDRYGYHGTSFEQSYRCYPASFIEKPQIESGDKIIMPPSALDRLASLHIDYPMLFELRNDAAERASHCGVLEFIAEEGMIYMPYWMMENLLLQEGDIVRVKNVTLPKGTYVKLQPHTKDFLDISNPKAILETTLRNYSCLTTGDSIMVAYNNKKYYIDIIETKPSNAISIIETDCEVDFAPPLDYKEPERPAVPTSSKAHSQVEEALAETEPKFSAFTGTGRRLDGKPLKQQPPPVSWSGTKDKEPAASNRNNRQPSPGASSQSSARQAQGKLVFGSNVSRSKETKQEPGKQAKQEQPEKKEDPKFQPFTGRKYSLEG from the exons ATG TTTTTCGATAGATATGGTTACCATGGGACGTCATTTGAGCAGAGTTATCGATGTTACCCTGCATCTTTCATTGAAAAG CCACAAATTGAAAGCGGTGATAAAA TTATCATGCCTCCATCTGCACTTGATCGCTTGG CATCTCTGCATATTGATTATCCAATGTTATTTGAACTTCGGAATGATGCTGCTGAGCGTGCCTCTCATTGTGGAGTGCTAGAGTTTATCGCAGAAGAAGGCATGATCTATATGCCATATTGG ATGATGGAGAATTTGCTCCTACAGGAGGGAGATATTGTGAGGGTGAAAAATGTAACTCTTCCAAAGGGTACCTATGTGAAATTGCAGCCCCACACGAAGGACTTTTTGGATATTTCAAACCCAAAAGCTAT CTTAGAGACGACACTGAGGAATTATTCCTGTTTAACTACTGGGGACAGTATTATGGTGGCATATAACAATAAAAAGTACTACATAGATATCATAGAGACGAAGCCTTCCAATGCAATAAGTATCATTGAGACTGACTGTGAGGTGGATTTTGCTCCTCCCCTCGATTACAAAGAGCCAGAAAGGCCTGCTGTTCCCACTTCAAGCAAGGCACATTCTCAAG TTGAAGAAGCTCTGGCAGAGACTGAACCAAAGTTCAGTGCCTTCACTGGTACAGGAAGACGGTTGGATGGGAAACCTCTGAAGCAACAGCCTCCTCCGGTTTCTTGGTCTGGGACCAAAGACAAGGAACCTGCTGCTTCCAATAGGAATAATAGGCAGCCTTCTCCAGGGGCTAGTTCACAAAGTAGCGCACGCCAGGCTCAGGGCAAGCTGGTATTTGGATCAAATGTCAGCCGTTCTAAGGAAACAAAACAG GAACCCGGAAAACAGGCTAAACAGGAGCAGCCTGAAAAGAAGGAAGATCCCAAGTTCCAGCCATTCACCGGGAGAAAGTACTCGTTAGAGGGTTGA